A single window of Actinoallomurus bryophytorum DNA harbors:
- a CDS encoding LysR family transcriptional regulator, with protein MRYVVAVADEGGFQRAAERLHMAQPPLSRQIRDLERELGVRLFERRPTRLTEPGRVFVESARRVLAAATGLVEDTRRAGRGETGLVRVGYIPSAAHETLPHLLAVMADERPGVQVDVREAWSAELDHALREERVDVVLARGIPDRDMYARETLRSEPLAVVLGERHPLASREAVHLRDLRGQAFCFFPRHVAPDSYDAVLAALTHTGERFDAWESPIPQARHDRLRTGEGFTVVPRSLRDDPPTGTVSLDILDDLPSVDLELVWRQDSLSPSAGALIEVARRLAVGDSWTPAH; from the coding sequence GGCTCAGCCGCCGCTGAGCCGGCAGATCCGCGACCTCGAACGCGAGCTGGGCGTCCGGTTGTTCGAGCGGCGGCCGACCCGGCTGACCGAGCCCGGCCGGGTGTTCGTCGAGTCGGCGCGACGGGTCCTGGCCGCCGCCACCGGTCTGGTCGAGGACACCCGGCGTGCCGGCCGCGGGGAGACCGGCCTGGTGCGCGTGGGCTACATCCCCAGCGCGGCGCACGAGACACTGCCGCACCTGCTCGCGGTGATGGCGGACGAACGCCCCGGGGTCCAGGTCGACGTACGCGAGGCATGGTCGGCGGAGCTGGACCACGCACTGCGCGAGGAGCGCGTCGACGTCGTCCTCGCCCGCGGCATCCCGGACCGTGACATGTACGCGCGGGAGACGCTGCGAAGCGAGCCGCTCGCCGTGGTCCTCGGCGAGCGGCATCCGCTGGCGTCGCGCGAGGCGGTCCATCTGCGGGACCTGCGGGGACAGGCGTTCTGTTTCTTCCCTCGCCACGTCGCGCCGGACTCCTACGACGCGGTGCTCGCGGCGCTCACGCACACCGGTGAGCGGTTCGACGCCTGGGAGAGCCCGATACCGCAGGCCCGCCACGACCGGCTACGTACGGGGGAGGGCTTCACCGTCGTGCCGCGCTCGCTCCGCGACGACCCGCCCACCGGGACGGTGAGCCTCGACATCCTCGACGACCTGCCCTCGGTGGACCTCGAGCTCGTCTGGCGCCAGGACTCGCTCTCCCCATCCGCGGGCGCCCTGATCGAGGTGGCGCGGCGCCTCGCGGTCGGCGACTCCTGGACGCCGGCTCACTGA
- a CDS encoding SDR family NAD(P)-dependent oxidoreductase yields the protein MTDQRTILITGATDGLGRALAGHLASTDPGATLILHGRDQGRLDAVADGIRGVRRPITLRADLAELDQVRRLADEVRGATDRLDVLVSNAGIGGGLPEGRERGTSRDGYELRFAVNYLAGFLLTLELLPLLRRSAPARIVNVASLGQYPIDFDDLMIEKGYSGGRAYGQSKLAQIMSGFELAARIPAAEVTVNSLHPSTYMPTKMVLAERGRSIDTLEDGVAATDRLVSDESLAATTGRFFDRTREAEAGAQAYDAAARTELWNRSLKLVGHADVTQ from the coding sequence ATGACCGACCAGCGAACGATCCTCATCACCGGAGCGACGGACGGCCTCGGCCGCGCCCTCGCCGGCCACCTGGCCTCGACCGATCCAGGTGCCACTCTCATCCTGCACGGCCGGGACCAGGGCCGGCTCGACGCCGTCGCCGACGGCATCCGGGGCGTACGGCGGCCGATCACGCTGCGCGCGGACCTGGCCGAACTCGACCAGGTGCGCCGATTGGCCGATGAGGTACGCGGCGCGACCGACCGGCTGGACGTGCTCGTGAGCAACGCGGGCATCGGCGGTGGCCTGCCCGAGGGGCGCGAGCGCGGCACGAGCCGCGACGGGTACGAGCTGCGCTTCGCCGTGAACTACCTGGCGGGGTTCCTCCTCACGCTCGAACTCCTCCCGCTGCTGCGCCGGTCGGCGCCGGCGCGGATCGTCAACGTCGCCTCCCTCGGCCAGTACCCGATCGACTTCGACGACCTCATGATCGAGAAGGGCTACAGCGGCGGCCGCGCGTACGGCCAGAGCAAGCTCGCCCAGATCATGTCGGGTTTCGAGCTGGCCGCGCGGATCCCGGCCGCCGAGGTCACGGTCAACAGCCTGCATCCCTCGACGTACATGCCGACCAAGATGGTCCTGGCGGAGCGCGGCCGCAGCATCGACACCCTCGAGGACGGCGTCGCGGCCACCGACCGGCTCGTCAGCGACGAGAGCCTGGCGGCCACCACGGGCAGGTTCTTCGACCGGACCCGCGAGGCCGAGGCCGGCGCGCAGGCGTACGACGCCGCGGCACGTACCGAGCTGTGGAACCGCAGCCTGAAGCTCGTCGGCCACGCCGACGTGACTCAGTGA
- a CDS encoding TetR/AcrR family transcriptional regulator: MNDQPGRPGRKRSEESRLAIIAAAVELTLEVGYAGLTIEGIAARSGAGKQTIYRWWPSKADVLLDALVAKAELHIPVPDEGTYEADLRAFLGSTFALGSRPQVVDLLRALMAEAQIDSEFGERFREMFLRHRRDALGTVLDQARVRGDLPASPPPETAIDIVFGTLWYRILATRRDVDQQLIEELIALLTRRDR; the protein is encoded by the coding sequence GTGAACGATCAACCGGGACGCCCAGGTCGCAAGCGCAGCGAGGAGAGCCGGCTCGCCATCATCGCGGCGGCGGTGGAGCTCACCCTCGAGGTCGGTTACGCCGGACTCACGATCGAGGGGATCGCGGCCCGCTCCGGCGCGGGGAAGCAGACGATCTACCGCTGGTGGCCGTCAAAGGCCGACGTGCTCCTGGACGCGCTGGTCGCCAAGGCGGAGCTGCACATCCCGGTGCCGGACGAGGGGACGTACGAAGCCGATCTGCGCGCGTTCCTCGGCTCCACCTTCGCGCTCGGCAGCCGGCCGCAGGTGGTCGACCTGCTCCGCGCGCTGATGGCCGAGGCGCAGATCGACTCGGAGTTCGGCGAGCGGTTCCGCGAGATGTTCCTCAGGCACCGCCGGGACGCCCTGGGGACGGTCCTCGACCAGGCACGCGTCCGCGGTGACCTCCCCGCGAGCCCGCCGCCCGAGACCGCCATCGACATCGTGTTCGGCACCCTCTGGTACCGGATACTCGCCACCCGCAGGGACGTCGACCAGCAGCTCATCGAGGAACTGATCGCCCTGCTGACCAGGAGAGACAGATGA
- a CDS encoding SDR family oxidoreductase, which translates to MSVSTALVVGGTSGIGLATARRLREAGAAVHVAARGEKGLADLAATDPTITGHRADGGDRSAIGAVAAEIGAVDWLVVALSGREGPGPIADLDLGMLRRAFDAKFWGHLTTVQAVLPYLAPTGSITLLSAITARTGMPGTAGVAAINGAVEALVRPLAAELAPVRVNGVSPGFVDTPWWSALPEDARREYFAQAAQALPVRRIATAEDVAEAVVLAATNPNLTGTVIETDGGARLVSMA; encoded by the coding sequence ATGAGTGTCAGCACCGCGCTGGTCGTCGGAGGAACCTCCGGCATCGGGCTCGCCACCGCACGCCGCCTCCGCGAGGCGGGAGCGGCCGTCCACGTCGCCGCACGCGGCGAGAAAGGGCTCGCCGATCTCGCGGCCACCGATCCCACGATCACCGGCCACCGCGCCGACGGCGGGGACCGCTCCGCGATCGGGGCGGTCGCCGCGGAGATCGGGGCGGTCGACTGGCTCGTCGTCGCGTTGAGCGGGAGGGAGGGGCCGGGCCCCATCGCGGATCTGGATCTCGGCATGCTGCGCCGGGCCTTCGACGCCAAGTTCTGGGGTCACCTCACCACCGTCCAGGCGGTGCTGCCCTACCTTGCGCCCACGGGCTCGATCACGCTGCTCAGTGCCATCACGGCCCGTACCGGCATGCCCGGCACCGCCGGTGTCGCCGCGATCAACGGTGCCGTCGAGGCCCTCGTACGCCCGCTCGCCGCCGAGCTCGCGCCCGTACGGGTCAACGGGGTCTCGCCGGGCTTCGTCGACACGCCCTGGTGGAGCGCTCTGCCCGAGGACGCGCGGCGGGAGTACTTCGCCCAGGCCGCCCAGGCGCTCCCGGTACGGCGCATCGCGACCGCGGAGGACGTGGCGGAGGCGGTGGTCCTGGCGGCCACGAACCCCAACCTCACCGGCACGGTGATCGAAACGGACGGCGGCGCCCGCCTCGTGTCGATGGCGTGA